From the genome of Candidatus Firestonebacteria bacterium RIFOXYD2_FULL_39_29:
TTTGTATTTTGCACCACAAGCGAAAGCTCTTCCGGACAGGGCACATCTACCGCCATTACATCATTCAAATACGGCACCCCTTTTGTTTCCAGTTTTTCAACCATCGCCAGAGCCTGTTTTAAGGACTTTGAAGTGGTTTTCTTTCCAACCTCGCTTAAACTAATATTTATTCCCGTAAAGACATAAAGTCGCTTGCCGTGAAAAAAAGACTTAATAGCCGGGAAGGTTATCCCTTCCGCATCCGCCTGATAAAGTTTATTTTCCCCGAGATAAGCAACCGGGTCTCTTTCGGTAACTTCTATTTCCACCGTACCGGGAAACACCCGATTAACGGCAGCCCCTTTAAACTGCGGGTTTCCTTTTAATCTTGACTGTACATCCTTTAATTTTACTCCGAACATATTCCTTCTTGTCTCCACTTTTGCTATCGCCAGTATCTCGTTTTTGCTTACATATTTATTCCCCTTTACTTTTACTTCTTTTACTTCAAACTCCGGGGAGTTATTTAATCTGTCCACTCCGGTAAAAACGGCATAACCCAAACCAGCAGCTGCTCCGGCTATAAGCAGGATCTTTCCCGCTTTTAAGAACTTTGCAAACGAAAGCGTAATCTTTGCCTTTGGCCTTACCGCTGCCGCTTCAGTTTTCAATACTATTCTCGTAACTTTATAGGTTTTAGTGCCTTTTATATCAGGCTTATTCCTATATTTAGAAAACAGTATTTTATTGTCCATTCCTGACCGCGCCCGCCAACATTGAAAGTATCATTTCTTCAAAACTTATACCCATATATCCTGCAGCCTCAGGAAGTAGAGATGTTCCCGTCAAGCCCGGCAATGAATTTGCTTCAAGAATATAGGGTTTTCCTGTCTTTTCTTCTATAATAAAATCAATTCTTGAATAATCTTTAAGAAGAAGCGCCTCATGTACTTTAAGCGCCAGTTCCTCAATTTTCCCGTAAAGCTTCTTTTCAAGTTTAGCCGGCATTATATGTTTTGACATGCCTTTTGTGTATTTTGCCTTATAATCATAAAATTCTGTTTTTGGAATTATCTCAATAACCGGAAGCGCCCTGCCAAAGAACACCGGAACAGTCACCTCTCTGCCTTTTACATACTTTTCTACAAGAACTTTCGGACAATACTTCAGCGCAAGTTTAACTGCTTTATTAAAATCTTTATTATTTCTGACAATTGTAATACCTACGGTTGAGCCGCCGTCTGCGGGCTTAACAACCACCGGAAGTTTCATTTTCAATTTTCCGCCGGTATATTCCAGATATCCGGGCGTCGGCAGTTTTCTCTCTATTAATATTTTCTTTGTAATTATTTTATCCATGGTAATCGCGCTTGCGAGCATTCCGGACCCGGCATACTTGATCCCTAAAATATCCAAGGCTCCCTGAATACGTCCATCTTCACCGAAAGCCCCGTGCAGTCCGAGGAAAGCAATATCCGGCGAAGCTTTTCTTATCAGTGAAAATATATTTTTCCTGTTTTTTTCATTAAAATCTATGCGACTATATTTAAGTCCGATGTTACGGAGCGCATTTTCCACGGCATCACTGCTTCTTAGCGCAATTTCCCTTTCAGAAGAGATACCTCCGGCAATAAGAACAATTTTTTTATTTTTCAGTAATTTATGATATTCTACAAACAAGTTATTCACTTATCCTCTCCTAATATTTTTATTTCTTCAGCCAGCTTTACTCCGGTTTTCTTAAGCACTGTCTTTTTTACAAGCTCTATAAGTTTTATAAAATCCTTTGAGGATTTCCCTCGATTAATAAAGAAATTTCCGTGCTTTTCCGATACTTCAACTTTTCCGGATTTCTTGCCTTTTAATCCGCATTCATCTATCAAACGACCGGCAAAGAAACCTTCCGGATTTTTGAATACCGAACCCGCGGTACCCCAGCAAGCCGGCTGGCTTTTTTTTCTTTTATTTAAAAGCTCAAATATCTTTGCTTTTACGGCTTTTTTAGAGCTTTTCTTTAACTTAAAAGTTGTTTCGACCACGATCAGATTGCCGTTTTTTGCAAACTTTGCCCCTCTATATATAAAACCTGCCATTTTACTGTTTAACTTTTTAATTTTCGCATTTTTGTCTATTACAGTAATGGATTTAACCACATCTTTTATTTCCCCGGCATTTGCCCCGGCATTCATAACCACAGCGCCTCCGACAGTTCCGGGTATGCCTGCCGCAAATTCGAGCCCGGAGAGTCCTTTTGCCGCAGCTATTATCACTGCACCGGAGAGTACAGCTCCCCCGCCGCAAATGACCTCTTTGCCTTTCACCTTTATCTCTGAAAAATTTTCTTTTAACCGGATTACCAATCCTTTAATTCCTCCGTCTTTTACTAAAACATTACTTCCCCCTCCCAGCAGAGTAAGCGGCAGTTTTTCCTTTTTCACAAATAAAAGCACTTTTTTAAGTCCCGCCATATCGGCAACATCAATCATACAGTCCGCCGGCCCGCCAAGACCCAGTGTGGTATATTTACTTAAGTTTTCGTTGATCTTCATACACTCTTTGACACTCCTTGCTAATACTGCTATCGAGTTGAATGACTAAGTACTAATGACTATTGACTATTTACTGTTGGCGGGAAAAAAACCCGCCTAATATTTAACTTTCTTTTCTATAATATCGCGGTGCTCTATTGCCGCGTTCATTAAATAGTCATTAGTCACCAGTCATTAGTACTTTTTTAGCTTTTCATCAGTCTTTTCGTAAAATCTTCCCCGGTCTTCCTAATATCTCCGGCCCCAAGTATTATAATTAAGTTTTCATTGACCTTCATGCTATCCTCAGTAATTTAAGTACTAATTACCATTCATGTTAATAACTAAGTACTAATGACTATTGACTATTCATTGTTGGCGGAAAAAACTCCGCCTCATATCTATATCTCTTCATTGTAATATCGCGGCAGCTTTCCGCCGCTTACCTAAAATAGTCATTAGTCACTAGTCATTAGTACTTTTTTAGCTTTTAATAAGTCTTTTCGCAAAATCTTCCCCGGTCTTCCTGATATCTCCGGCCCCAAGTATTATAATGAGGTCTCCCTTCCTGCAGATATCCAAAAGATACCCAGGTATATCTTCTTTATTTTTTATAAAGACCACTTTTTTGCCGTTATTTTTTATACTGTTAGCCACCAGCTCCGCCGTTACATTAGGTATCGGTTTTTCACCGGCCGCGTAAATATCCGTAAGCACCACCATATTGGCTTCTTTAAACGCCCTGCCGAATTTTTCAAAGAGTATCCTTGTCCTGCTGTACCTGTGCGGCTGAAAAACCGCTATGAGTCTTTTGGGCTTAAGCATCCGGGCCGCTTTTAAGGTCGCCATAATCTCCGTCGGGTGGTGCCCGTAATCATCCACCACCAGCACGCCGTGCTTTTCTCCGAGTTTTTCGAACCTGCGCATTACGCCGGTAAACTTCGCCAGGCCTTTCTTTACCGCCTGCGGTTTTATTCCTGTCTCGACGGCGGCACCGATAACGGCAAGTGCATTAAGAACATTATGCACGCCGGGCACATTAACAACGAACTTCCCGAGGTTTTTTCCGCGGTAAAGCACTTCAAATTCACTGCCAAACTTTTTTACTTTAAGCTTTTTAAGTGTAATATCCGCTTTACTCTTAATAGCGTAGGTTATATATTTCTTTTCCACACTCGGTAAAATACTTCTTACATTATCATCATCCGCGCAAAGCACCGCGACACCGTAGAACGGCACCTTATTTATAAAGCTTATGAAGAGATGCTTTAAATTCTCCATGCTGTGATGAAAATCAAGATGATCATCGTCTATATTGGTAACAACTATAACAACAGGACTAAGATGCATAAAAGAACCGTCGGATTCATCGGCTTCAGCAACCAGATATTCACCTTTTCCCAGTTTTGCATTACTGTTAATTACATTAAGTTTGCCGCCTATAACTATTGTCGGATCCAGACCTGCTTCATTCCAGACCACCGCTGCCATAGAAGTAGTTGTGGTTTTCCCGTGAGTACCTGCAATAGCAATGCCTGTTTTAAGGCGCATTAATTCCGCAAGTATCTCCGCCCTGGGAATTACGGGAATATTTCTTTTCTTTGCTTCTACTACCTCCGGATTATCCGCCAGCACCGCACTCGAGATAACCACGACATCCGGCGCTGCGTCGGCAACATTTTTTCCGGCGTGTCCGATATTTACGGAAGCACCCTTCGTTTTAAGATTCTCGACTATTTCGGAGTTCTTAACATCCGAGCCTGAAACACCGTATCCCAGATTAATTAGAACCTCAGCGATACCACTCATGCCAATACCGCCTATTCCCACAAAATGCGCTTTGTAAGTTTTTTTATTCATATCGCCTTTTTCAGCTCCTCTAACATTATTTTCGCGCTGTCTTTTGTAATTATTTTTTTTATATTTTCCTTTATTGACGCCATGCCTTCATTTTTAAAAAGAAGCCTTTCTATCTCATCCGCCAGCTTTTCGGCAGTCAGGTCTTTTTCTTCAAACATCAAAGCCGCTCCTTTTTCCGCCATCGACCGTGCATTATGCACCTGATGGTTGTTCGCCGCCGCGGGAAACGGGATAAATATCGAAGGAATAGAACATTTTATAACCTCGGATATAGTCGAGGCACCCGCTCTTGCAATTAGAAGATCTGTCACAGCATAGATCTCCTGTATGTTTCCAAAGAACGCCGATAATTTCGGTTTTAACCCGCCGATCTCGGAGAGCTTATCTTTATAAAGAGAAAAATCTTTTTCCCCTGTCATCCATAGAACTTCCACTTTTCCGCCTTTTAGCTTTTTCAAAGCTTCAAAAACAACCGCGTTCATGCTTCTGGCACCCTGGCTGCCTCCGATTATAGAAAGCACGGATCTTTCAGCCTCAATATTCAGGGACTGACTTGCCTTTTCTTTCGTTAAAGAACCTATCTCTTCCCTTACGGGATTACCGGTGTAAACACCTTTACCTTTAAAAGCTTTCTCTGTACCGGGAAAGCTCGCAAATACTTTCCTTGCAAATCTCATAAGAACTTTATTCGTAAGCCCGGGTATCGCATTTTGCTCATGCAGAGTAACCGGAATGCCCGTAAACCATCCGGCTATAACGACCGGTGCGCAAACATACCCGCCAAAACCTATTATTACCGCCGGCTTCTCTTTTCTTATTGCCGCCGTTGCTGCAAATATCCCTTTTGTAAAATTGAACATATTTGAAACGTTCTTTAAAGTGATCCTTCTTAATATCTTCCCCACCGGTATAGGAAGAAATTGAAAACCTTCCGCTACTGCAATTTTTTCTTCCATCCCTCCGCGCCCGCCGATAAATATCACCTGATGATTTTTTTTAGCTTCTCTTCCAAACGCAACAGCAGGATAGATGTGCCCTCCGGTCCCGCCTGTTGCAATCAGTATTTTCACTTAGTGTTTTTCCTCGTTCTTAAATTTACTCTTTTTCCCGGGCACAGGTTCTAGGTACTTTGTTTTACTTTCCGCCAGGGGCGGATTAAGTGCAGTATCATTTAAATCAACAACTCATTAATCTAAACCCAGCCCCTAGAACCTAGCACCCAACACCATTTCTTATACTTATCTTCTTACCTGTTTTGCCAAATTCAGCAAAATCCCCACCGCCATCATATTTATAAGTAAGGACGAACCGCCGTAGCTGATAAAAGGTAAAGTCAAACCCTTGGTCGGAACCAGTCCCGTTACAACCGACATATTAATGAAAGCTTGAAGGCCTATCCAGGAAGTTATCCCGACCGCCAGTACTTTACCGAAAACATCTTCCAGCCTTATGGCAATATCAATGCCCTTCCAAATAATGAAACCAAAGATCAAAAGAACCGCTGTAGATCCTATAAGTCCGACCTCTTCACCTACTATCGCAAAGATAAAATCCGTATGCGCCTCCGGAAGATAGAAAAGCTTCTGGGTGCCGCCTCCGAGACCTTTACCAAAGATGCCGCCGGAACCAAAAGCGATAAACGACTGCACTATTTGAAACCCGATCCCCTGCGGGTCTGCCCAGGGATCTAAAAAAGCTTTGATCCTTTTACTCCTGTAAGAGGCCCTCATTATGATCATATATCCGACAGGAAGCATCGGAAGAGAAACCGCTAAAACATGAGCAAGTCTTACTCCTCCGACAAAGAGCATTAAACCCAGAACAAACAACAGCATTAATATTGAACCCATATCGGGCTGAAGCAGAAGAACTCCTGAGATACAGACGAAAACGACTAAAAACGGCACAAAACCGTTAGCAAAACTTTTAATTACTTCCTGTTTTCTCTCAATTGCCGTTGCTACATAAAGGATAAACGCCAGTTTCAGGAATTCGCTCGGTTCAAAGGTAAATCCGAAAAGCGATATCCATCTTCTGGCTCCTCCCACTTTTCTGCCGAGGTGCGGGACAAAAACCAGAAATACCGAGATTACGGCCGCGATAAAGAGCGGTTTTGCCAGCTCACGAAGTTTTTCATATTTAATATTCTTAAAAAAAATAAGACCTAAACTTCCCACACCTATCCAAAAGAGCTGTTTCATAAGATAATAATGCAGCGCCTGTCCTTTATCGTTGGCATAAATCCCGGAAGAAGAAAGCACCATTACGGTTCCAAAAGCCAAAAGGAGAATGAGAGCAGAAAGAATAACTCCGCCGTCAAACCGCTTTCTTGAGGGTGCTAAGTCGTACACTATAAACCTCCGGTCTTTTCAAACTGCAGCTTCCTGACTTCTTCCTTGAAAATCCGCCCGCGCTCTTCGTAATTTTTGAACATATCAAAACTCGCACAACCGGGCGACATAAGAACGACATCTCCGGCAACTGTCGACGCAAATGCTTTCCTTACTGCATCTGCCATATCTGCCGCATCTTCTGTAGGAACGACATCAAGAAGAGCTCTTTTAATTTCTTCCTTCGCTTCGCCGATAACTACAAGTTTTTTTACTTTTTTAGCAACCACAGCCCTCAGTTCCGAAAAATCACTTCTCTTATTTCTGCCGCCGGCAATAAGTATTATCGGCGCGTCATAACTGAGCAGGGATTTTTCCACCGCCAGCATATTCGTCCCCTGGGAGTTGTTAATAAACGTTACTCCGGAAACTTCCCCGGCTAACTCCTGCCGGTGTTCTACGCCTTTAAAATTCCTGAATACTTCTGCTATTACACCGTTTTCCACTCCAAGAAGACCGGCCGCCAGAGCCGCGACCATTGCATTTTCAACATTATGAGAACCCTTGATAAGGAGTTCTTTCCGGTTAACAATCATTTTCTCAACGCCATTTAAGTGAAGAATAATATTCCCATTATTAAGGAAAACACCCTCTTTATTGTCTCTGCCGTTTATATCAAAGAAATACTGTTTTGCTT
Proteins encoded in this window:
- a CDS encoding cell division protein FtsW, whose product is MYDLAPSRKRFDGGVILSALILLLAFGTVMVLSSSGIYANDKGQALHYYLMKQLFWIGVGSLGLIFFKNIKYEKLRELAKPLFIAAVISVFLVFVPHLGRKVGGARRWISLFGFTFEPSEFLKLAFILYVATAIERKQEVIKSFANGFVPFLVVFVCISGVLLLQPDMGSILMLLFVLGLMLFVGGVRLAHVLAVSLPMLPVGYMIIMRASYRSKRIKAFLDPWADPQGIGFQIVQSFIAFGSGGIFGKGLGGGTQKLFYLPEAHTDFIFAIVGEEVGLIGSTAVLLIFGFIIWKGIDIAIRLEDVFGKVLAVGITSWIGLQAFINMSVVTGLVPTKGLTLPFISYGGSSLLINMMAVGILLNLAKQVRR
- a CDS encoding UDP-N-acetylmuramate--L-alanine ligase, producing MNKKTYKAHFVGIGGIGMSGIAEVLINLGYGVSGSDVKNSEIVENLKTKGASVNIGHAGKNVADAAPDVVVISSAVLADNPEVVEAKKRNIPVIPRAEILAELMRLKTGIAIAGTHGKTTTTSMAAVVWNEAGLDPTIVIGGKLNVINSNAKLGKGEYLVAEADESDGSFMHLSPVVIVVTNIDDDHLDFHHSMENLKHLFISFINKVPFYGVAVLCADDDNVRSILPSVEKKYITYAIKSKADITLKKLKVKKFGSEFEVLYRGKNLGKFVVNVPGVHNVLNALAVIGAAVETGIKPQAVKKGLAKFTGVMRRFEKLGEKHGVLVVDDYGHHPTEIMATLKAARMLKPKRLIAVFQPHRYSRTRILFEKFGRAFKEANMVVLTDIYAAGEKPIPNVTAELVANSIKNNGKKVVFIKNKEDIPGYLLDICRKGDLIIILGAGDIRKTGEDFAKRLIKS
- a CDS encoding UDP-N-acetylenolpyruvoylglucosamine reductase; the protein is MKINENLSKYTTLGLGGPADCMIDVADMAGLKKVLLFVKKEKLPLTLLGGGSNVLVKDGGIKGLVIRLKENFSEIKVKGKEVICGGGAVLSGAVIIAAAKGLSGLEFAAGIPGTVGGAVVMNAGANAGEIKDVVKSITVIDKNAKIKKLNSKMAGFIYRGAKFAKNGNLIVVETTFKLKKSSKKAVKAKIFELLNKRKKSQPACWGTAGSVFKNPEGFFAGRLIDECGLKGKKSGKVEVSEKHGNFFINRGKSSKDFIKLIELVKKTVLKKTGVKLAEEIKILGEDK
- a CDS encoding undecaprenyldiphospho-muramoylpentapeptide beta-N-acetylglucosaminyltransferase codes for the protein MKILIATGGTGGHIYPAVAFGREAKKNHQVIFIGGRGGMEEKIAVAEGFQFLPIPVGKILRRITLKNVSNMFNFTKGIFAATAAIRKEKPAVIIGFGGYVCAPVVIAGWFTGIPVTLHEQNAIPGLTNKVLMRFARKVFASFPGTEKAFKGKGVYTGNPVREEIGSLTKEKASQSLNIEAERSVLSIIGGSQGARSMNAVVFEALKKLKGGKVEVLWMTGEKDFSLYKDKLSEIGGLKPKLSAFFGNIQEIYAVTDLLIARAGASTISEVIKCSIPSIFIPFPAAANNHQVHNARSMAEKGAALMFEEKDLTAEKLADEIERLLFKNEGMASIKENIKKIITKDSAKIMLEELKKAI